A genomic region of Hypomesus transpacificus isolate Combined female chromosome 19, fHypTra1, whole genome shotgun sequence contains the following coding sequences:
- the LOC124481716 gene encoding ubiquitin-conjugating enzyme E2 Q2-like isoform X1, whose amino-acid sequence MSVSGLKAELKFLESIFDPNHERFRIIDWKPDELSCQFNVTGEKLLIIHCNITESYPLTPPIWFVDSEDPSLTQVLERLDDVRKGSTLLLQQLKRLICDLCRLYNLPQHPDVEMLDQPLPAGPVGQDRKHGTTDEVTSEEEEEEEMGEDIEDLDHYEMKEEEPVDGKKSEDDGIEKENLAILEKIRKNQRQDHLNVSAHSGAVSGSVQASDRLMKELREIYRSQSYKTGIYSVELCNDSLYEWHVKLRTVDPDSPLHSDLQVLKEKEGMDYILLNFSYKDNFPFDPPFVRVASPVLSGGYVLGGGALCMELLTKQGWSSAYSIESVIMQINATLVKGKARVQFGANKNQYNLARAQQSYKSLVQIHEKNGWYTPPKEDG is encoded by the exons ATGTCGGTTTCGGGGCTGAAGGCCGAATTGAAGTTTCTGGAGTCCATTTTTGATCCAAACCACGAACGCTTCCGAATAATTGACTGGAAACCGGACGAACTAAGCTGTCAGTTCAATGTAACTGGAGAAAAACTTCTGATAATCCACTGCAACATAACA GAGTCATACCCTTTAACACCACCTATATGGTTTGTGGACTCTGAAGATCCAAGCCTGACACAAGTGTTGGAGCGCCTTGATGATGTGAGAAAAGGAAGCACTCTG CTCCTGCAACAGCTGAAGAGGCTCATCTGCGATCTCTGCCGCCTGTACAACCTACCCCAGCACCCAGATGTGGAGATGCTCGACCAGCCCCTGCCTGCTGGGCCTGTAGGGCAAGACCGCAAG CATGGAACCACTGATGAGGTCacgtcagaggaggaggaagaggaggaaatggGAGAG gacATCGAAGACCTCGACCACTACGAGAtgaaagaggaggagccagtggACGGGAAGAAGTCTGAGGACGACGGGATCGAGAAGGAGAACCTGGCTATCCTGGAGAAAATCAGAAAGAACCAGAGGCAGGACCACTTGAATGTAAGTGCTCATTCG GGTGCTGTTTCTGGGTCAGTGCAGGCCTCCGACCGCCTGATGAAGGAGCTCCGGGAGATCTACAGGTCCCAGAGTTACAAGACCG GGATTTACTCTGTGGAGCTTTGCAACGACAGCCTCTATGAATGGCACGTGAAGCTGAGGAC GGTGGATCCTGATAGCCCTTTGCACAGTGACCTACAAGTCCTAAAGGAAAAGGAGGGGATGGATTACATTCTGCTAAACTTTTCATATAAA GATAACTTCCCCTTTGACCCGCCGTTTGTGCGGGTAGCGTCGCCTGTTCTGTCCGGAGG TTACGTCCTTGGAGGGGGAGCCTTGTGCATGGAACTTCTCACTAAGCAG GGCTGGAGCAGTGCCTATTCCATAGAGTCTGTCATCATGCAGATCAATGCCACTTTAGTCAAAGGAAAAGCCAGAGTGCAGTTCGGAGCCAATAAG aACCAGTATAATCTTGCCAGAGCACAACAGTCATATAAATCCCTGGTCCAGATCCATGAAAAGAATG GCTGGTACACACCCCCGAAGGAGGACGGCTAG
- the LOC124481716 gene encoding ubiquitin-conjugating enzyme E2 Q2-like isoform X2 has translation MSVSGLKAELKFLESIFDPNHERFRIIDWKPDELSCQFNVTGEKLLIIHCNITESYPLTPPIWFVDSEDPSLTQVLERLDDVRKGSTLLLQQLKRLICDLCRLYNLPQHPDVEMLDQPLPAGPVGQDRKHGTTDEVTSEEEEEEEMGEDIEDLDHYEMKEEEPVDGKKSEDDGIEKENLAILEKIRKNQRQDHLNGAVSGSVQASDRLMKELREIYRSQSYKTGIYSVELCNDSLYEWHVKLRTVDPDSPLHSDLQVLKEKEGMDYILLNFSYKDNFPFDPPFVRVASPVLSGGYVLGGGALCMELLTKQGWSSAYSIESVIMQINATLVKGKARVQFGANKNQYNLARAQQSYKSLVQIHEKNGWYTPPKEDG, from the exons ATGTCGGTTTCGGGGCTGAAGGCCGAATTGAAGTTTCTGGAGTCCATTTTTGATCCAAACCACGAACGCTTCCGAATAATTGACTGGAAACCGGACGAACTAAGCTGTCAGTTCAATGTAACTGGAGAAAAACTTCTGATAATCCACTGCAACATAACA GAGTCATACCCTTTAACACCACCTATATGGTTTGTGGACTCTGAAGATCCAAGCCTGACACAAGTGTTGGAGCGCCTTGATGATGTGAGAAAAGGAAGCACTCTG CTCCTGCAACAGCTGAAGAGGCTCATCTGCGATCTCTGCCGCCTGTACAACCTACCCCAGCACCCAGATGTGGAGATGCTCGACCAGCCCCTGCCTGCTGGGCCTGTAGGGCAAGACCGCAAG CATGGAACCACTGATGAGGTCacgtcagaggaggaggaagaggaggaaatggGAGAG gacATCGAAGACCTCGACCACTACGAGAtgaaagaggaggagccagtggACGGGAAGAAGTCTGAGGACGACGGGATCGAGAAGGAGAACCTGGCTATCCTGGAGAAAATCAGAAAGAACCAGAGGCAGGACCACTTGAAT GGTGCTGTTTCTGGGTCAGTGCAGGCCTCCGACCGCCTGATGAAGGAGCTCCGGGAGATCTACAGGTCCCAGAGTTACAAGACCG GGATTTACTCTGTGGAGCTTTGCAACGACAGCCTCTATGAATGGCACGTGAAGCTGAGGAC GGTGGATCCTGATAGCCCTTTGCACAGTGACCTACAAGTCCTAAAGGAAAAGGAGGGGATGGATTACATTCTGCTAAACTTTTCATATAAA GATAACTTCCCCTTTGACCCGCCGTTTGTGCGGGTAGCGTCGCCTGTTCTGTCCGGAGG TTACGTCCTTGGAGGGGGAGCCTTGTGCATGGAACTTCTCACTAAGCAG GGCTGGAGCAGTGCCTATTCCATAGAGTCTGTCATCATGCAGATCAATGCCACTTTAGTCAAAGGAAAAGCCAGAGTGCAGTTCGGAGCCAATAAG aACCAGTATAATCTTGCCAGAGCACAACAGTCATATAAATCCCTGGTCCAGATCCATGAAAAGAATG GCTGGTACACACCCCCGAAGGAGGACGGCTAG